The genomic interval GGCCGGACCGGCCGGCCCCCGGTGGCCGCGGGGATCGCCGCGTCCCGCACGGGCCTCGCCGACCTCGGCACGGCCTGGGACGAGGCGTCGGCGTCGGCGCGGGCGGCGCTGGCCGAGCCGCGCCTCGGACCGGTGGCCCACTGGGCGTCGATCGGCCCGTACCGCCTGCTGACCGCGCTGCCGCCCGGCGCCGCCCGCGACCCCGCCGTCGGTCCGCTGCTCTCCCCCGCGCACACGGAACTGGCCCGCACCGCCGAGGCGTACCTCGACCGCGCGGGCCAGGCCGGGCGCACGGCGGCGGAGCTGGGCATCCACCGCCAGACGCTGTACTACCGGCTGTCCCGGGTCGAGCGGCTCACCGGCCTCGACCTGGACGACGGCGAGGACCGCCTGCTGCTGCACATGGCGCTCAAGGCGCACCGTCTGTAGACGTGTCGCCGGCGGCCACCGCGGGCGCCCTGCCCGTGGCCGCCTCGACCACCTGGCGCAGGCCCGCGGTGAGCCGCTCGGCGTCGGGGGCGCTGCCGGGGTCGAAGGTCCACTGGGCGATGAGACCCGTCATCAGTGTCACGTAGAAGGCGCCCAAGGTGTCGGCGGTCTCGTCGGACACGTCCTCCTCCCGGCCGCCCATCAGCAGCGGCACCAGCCCGCGCCCCGCTTCCCGCTGGGCCGCGACCAGATGCTCGCGCACCTCGGGCAGCCGGTCGCCGAAGGCCAGCACCTCCATGCTGAGCCGCCACACCGAACCGGGGTCCTTCATGGTGGCGGTGATGTTCGCCCACACCCGCTCGAACCGCTCCAGTGAGCCCGGCGCGGCCTCGTCCACCGTCCCGTCGCCGTCGAAGGCGTCGCCCATGCCCTCCAGGAGGGAGATGTAGGCCTGCGCGAGCAGCGCGTCCTTGGAGCCGTAGTGGTAACCGATGGACGCGAGGTTGGTGCCGGACTCCTTGACGACGTCCCGCGCCGTCGTGCGCACGAACCCCTTGGCGAGCAGGCAGCGCTTGGCCCCCTCGAGCAGATCCTCACGGTGTCCCATGGCCGCAGCCTACCCCCGCTGCTCATACGGACGTATTATACAAGCGTTCTAGACAGACGTATAAGACGTGCGTACAGTCGGCGTCATGACACCGAACCCGAACCGGGCCGGCCGCCGTGAGTGGACCGCCCTCGTCGTGCTGATGCTTCCGCTGATGCTGGTCTCGATGGACGTCTCCGTGCTCTACTTCGCGGTCCCGGAGATCAGCGCGGACCTGCGTCCGAGCGGTACGCAGCAACTGTGGATCTTCGACATCTACGCCTTCGCCGTGGCCGGCCTCCTGATCACCATGGGCTCGGTGGGCGACCGGATCGGCCGTCGCAGGCTGCTGCTGATCGGCGCCGCCGCGTTCGGCGCCGCCTCCCTGGTGGCGGCGTACGCGCACAGCGCCGAGACCCTGATCGCGGCCCGCGCGCTGCTCGGCATCGGCGGCGCCACCCTGATGCCCTCCACGCTGGCCCTGCTCCGCTCGCTCTTCCTGGATCCCGCGCAGCGGGCGAAGGCGATCGCGATCTGGTCCGCCGTGATGACGGCGGGCGTGGCGCTCGGCTCGGTGCTGAGCGGTCTGCTGGTGGAGTTCTTCTGGTGGGGCTCGGTCTTCCTGGTGAACCTGCCGGCGATGGCCCTGCTGCTGGTCCTCGGCCCGCTCCTGCTGCCGGAGTCCAGGGACCCCGATCCGGGCCGCTTCGACTGGCCGAGCGTCCCGCTGTCCATGGCCGCCGTGCTGCCGGTCATCTACGGCCTGAAGGAGATCCCGTCCGAGGGCTGGAACACGCGGTACGTCGTGTCGGTCACCGTCGGCCTGCTCTTCGCGGCCCTGTTCGTGCACCGGCAGCGGACGGCCGCCTCCCCGATGATCTCCCCGGCCCTGTTCCGCGGTCGCGGCTTCGGCCCGGCCGCCGCCCTCAATCTGGTCACCATGTTCGGGATGATGGGCTCGGCGTTCTTCACCAGCCAGTACATCCAGTCGGTGCTCGACAAGAGCGCTCTGGAGGCGGCCCTGTGGGCCCTGCTGCCGTCGGTTCCCATCGGCTTCGCGGCCCCCTTCGCGACCCATCTGGTGCAGAGGGGCGTCAACCGCGCCCATGTGGTGACGGCGGGCTTCGCCACCGCCGCGTGCGGTTACGCGCTGCTGGCCTCCGTGGACACGGACGATCTGGTGCTCGTCCTGGTCGCCTGCGGTGTGCTCGCCATGGGCGTCACCGCGGTGATGTCCCAGATCATGGACCTCGCGCTGGGCGCCGCTCCGGTGGAACGGGCGGGCTCCGCCTCCTCCCTGATGGAGACCGGCACCGAGTTCGGCGGGGCGCTGGGCATGGCGTTCCTCGGCTCCATCGGCACCGCCGTGTACCGGGACGGGATGCCGGACTCCGCTCCGGCGGCGGCCCAGGAGACGCTGGGCGGCGCGCTCGCCGTCGCCGGGCGGCTTCCGGGGCAGGCGGGAGACGCCCTCGCGGCGGCGGCCCGGGAGGCCTTCACCCAGGGGATGAACGCGGCGGCGATCGCGGGCGCCGCGGTGTTCGCCGGAGCGTCGGTCCTGGCGGCGGTGACGCTGCGCCGGGTGCGGGTGCGTCCGGAAGTGCCCACGGAAAACGCCGGACAGGCTGACACGATCAGCCCGTCCGGCGTGTGAGGACGAGCCCGTTCCGGGCGGACGGGGCGCCGGGGGCGGAACCCCCGGACCCTCAGGCCAGGTTGACGGAGCGGGCGGAGGTGGCGCCGATCTCCTCGGCCAGTTCGCCCAGCACCGCGGTGGACACCGTGTCGTCGACGGTCAGCACGGCGAGCGCCTCGCCGCCGACCGTCGCACGGGCGACCTGCATGCCGGCGATGTTGATGCCCGCCTCGCCGAGGATGCGGCCGACGGTGCCGACGACACCCGGGCGGTCCTCGTAGCGCAGGACGACCATGTGGTCGGCGAGCGCGAGGTCGACGTCGTACTCGCCGACCGCGACGATCTTCTGGACGTGCTTGGGGCCGGCCAGCGTGCCGGAGACCGAGATCTCCTCGCCGTCCGCGAGGGTGCCGCGCACCGTGACCACGTTGCGGTGGTCGGCCGACTCCGAGCTGGTGGTCAGCCGCACCTCGACACCGCGCTCCTGGGCGAACAGCGGGGCGTTGACGTAGGAGACGGTCTCGTCGACGACGTCCTCGAAGACGCCCTTGAGGGCGGAGAGTTCCAGCACCTTCACGTCGTGCTGGGTGATCTCGCCGTACACCTCGACGTCGAGGCGGACCGCGACCTCGCCGGCCAGCGCGGTGAAGATCCGGCCGAGGCGCTCGGCGAGCGGCAGGCCCGGCTTGACGTCCTCGGCGATGACACCGCCCTGCACGTTCACCGCGTCGGGGACCAGTTCACCGGCGAGGGCGAGGCGCACCGAGCGGGCGACGGCGATGCCGGCCTTCTCCTGGGCCTCGTCGGTGGAGGCGCCGAGGTGCGGGGTGCAGACGACCTGGTCGAACTCGAAGAGCGGGGAGTCGGTGCACGGCTCCTTGGCGTACACGTCGAGGCCGGCGCCGGCGACGCGGCCCTCCTTGAGCGCCGAGTACAGCGCCTCCTCGTCGACGATGCCGCCGCGCGCGGCGTTGATGACGCGCACGGTCGGCTTGACCTTGCGCAGCGCCTCGTCGCCGATCAGGCCCAGCGTCTCGGGGGTCTTCGGCAGGTGGACGGTGATGAAGTCGGAGACCTCGAGCAGCTCGTCCAGCGACAGCACCTTGACGCCCATCTGCGCGGCGCGCGCGGGCTGGACGTAGGGGTCGTAGGCGACGACCTTCATGCCGAAGGCGGACATGCGCTGCGCGACGAGCGCGCCGATCCGCCCCAGACCCACGACGCCGAGGGTCTTCTCGGCGAGCTCGACGCCCGTGTACTTGCTCCGCTTCCACTCGCCGTTCTTGAGCGCGGCGTTGGCCTGCGGGATGTTGCGCGCGGTGGCGACGATCAGACCGCAGGCGAGCTCGGCGGCGGTGACGATGTTGGAGGTGGGGGCGTTGACGACCATCACGCCGGCCTTGGTGGCGGCGGAGACGTCGACGTTGTCGAGGCCGACGCCGGCTCGCGCGACGACCTTCAGCCTGTTCGCCGCGGCGATCGCCTCGGCGTCCACCTTGGTGGCCGAGCGGATCAGGATCGCGTCCACGTCGGCGATGGCGGAAAGCAGTTCGGCTCGGTCCGCGCCGTTGCAGTGCCGGATCTCGAAGTCCGGGCCGAGTGCGTCGACGGTGGCGGGCGACAGCTCTTCAGCGATGAGTACCGTAGCTTTTTGACCGGGGTACGAGCTCACGTGAGTCCTCACAAGTCCCAATGCGGACGGCCGTCCCGACGGCCGCAGGCGGTGAAGAAGTGCTAGCCGCGTGGAAGACGCACGACGCTGTGGGCCTGACGCGTATGTAGTGCAGCAGTGTAGTGGCGCCGGGGGCGTCGTCCTACGCGCTTCGGAAGGATCACCCGTCCGTGGCGGACGGGATGGACAACGCCGTACCACCGACGTTACCCCTGGTTCGCCCGAAGGGCCGGAGCGCGGCGCCCCGGCCCTTCGGAACGTGCGGCTCAGGCCTCCTCGTCGACCCAGCTCATCAGCTTGCGCAGCTGCTTGCCGGTGGTCTCCAGGAGGTGCTCGGAGTCCTGCTTCTTGTACTCGTCGTACTTCTTCAGGCCGCCGTGGTACTCGTCCATCCAGGTCTGGGCGAAGGTGCCGTCCTGGATCTCGGCGAGGACCTTCTTCATCTCGGCCTTGGTGGCGTCGGTGATGATCCGCGGGCCGGTGACGTAGTCGCCCCACTCGGCGGTCTCGGAGATCGACCAGCGCATCTTCTCCAGGCCGCCCTCGTACATGAGGTCCACGATCAGCTTCAGCTCGTGCAGGCACTCGAAGTAGGCGATCTCCGGCTGGTAACCGGCCTCGGTGAGCGTCTCGAAGCCCGCCTTCACCAGCGCGGCGGTGCCACCGCAGAGGACGGCCTGCTCACCGAACAGGTCGGTCTCGGTCTCCTCGGTGAAGGTGGTCTTGATGACGCCGGCCCGGGTGCCGCCGATGCCCTTGGCGTACGACAGGGCCAGCGCGAAGGCGTTGCCCGTGGCGTCCTGCTCGACGGCCGCGATGCAGGGGACGCCGCGGCCCTCCTCGTACTGACGGCGCACCAGGTGGCCCGGTCCCTTCGGGGCGACCATGCAGACGTCGACGCCGGCCGGGGGCTTGATGAAGCCGAAGCGGATGTTGAAGCCGTGGCCGAAGAACAGGGCGTCGCCGTCCTTCAGGTTCGGGGCGATGGACTCCTCGTAGACCTTGGACTGGATCGGGTCCGGGACGAGGATCATGATGACGTCGGCCTCGGCGGCGGCCTCGGACGGGGTCACCACGCGCAGGCCCTGCTCCTCGGCCTTGGCCTTGGACGTGGAGCCCTCGTGCAGACCGACGCGCACGTCGACGCCGGAGTCGCGCAGCGACAGGGCGTGGGCGTGGCCCTGGCTGCCGTACCCGATGACCGCGACCTTGCGGCCCTGGATGATGGACAGGTCGGCGTCGGCGTCGTAGAACAGCTCGGCCACTGGGTTCTCTCCTTGTGTGCAGGTGTCGCGTCCCACCGTATGACGGTGAGGGAGGGGGAAGGTTGGGGGTCTCGCGATACGGGCGGCCGGCCGTGTCCCGGCCGCCCGTTCTGTGTCTTACGCCGACCGGTCCAGGGCGCGCAGCGACCGGTCCGTGATCGAACGGGCACCGCGTCCGATCGCGATGGTGCCGGACTGGACCAGCTCCTTGATGCCGAACGGCTCCAGCATCCGGAGCATGGCGGACAGCTTGTCGCTGCTCCCGGTGGCCTCGATGGTCACGGCCTCCGGGGAGACGTCCACGGTCTTGGCGCGGAACAGCTGGACGATCTCGACGATCTGGGAGCGCGTCTCGTTGTCGGCGCGCACCTTCACCAGGACGAGTTCGCGCTGGACGGCCTGCCCGGGTTCGAGCTCGACGATCTTCAGCACGTTGACGAGCTTGTTGAGCTGCTTGGTGACCTGCTCCAGCGGGAACTCGTCGACGCTCACCACGATGGTGATGCGGGAGATGTCGGGGTGCTCGGTGACGCCGACGGCGAGCGAGTCGATGTTGAAGCCGCGGCGGGAGAACAGGGCGGCGATCCGGGCCAGGATGCCGGGGGTGTTCTCCACCAGGACGGAGAGCGTGTGCTTGGACATGATCTCTTCGGTCTCTCTCGCTCAGTCGTCGTCGTTGTCGCCGAAGTCGGGGCGCACGTCCCGGGCGGCCATGATCTCGTCGTTGGAGGTGCCGGCGGCGACCATCGGCCAGACCATCGCGTCCTCGTGGACGATGAAGTCCACGACGACCGGGCGGTCGTTGATCGAGTTCGCCTCCTCGATGACCTTGTCGAGGTCCGCGGGGTCCTCGCAGCGGATCGCGTAGCAGCCCATGGCCTCCGACAGCTTCACGAAGTCGGGGACGCGGGTGCCCCTCGCCTCCGGGTTGACGTCGTCGGGACCGGAGTGCAGGACCGTGTTGGAGTACCGCTGGTTGTAGAACAGGGTCTGCCACTGGCGGACCATCCCGAGGGCGCCGTTGTTGATGACGGCCACCTTGATCGGGATGTTGTTCAGGGCGCAGGTGGTGAGCTCCTGGTTGGTCATCTGGAAGCAGCCGTCGCCGTCGATCGCCCAGACGGTGCGGTCGGGCGCGCCGGCCTTGGCGCCCATGGCGGCCGGGACCGCGTAGCCCATCGTCCCGGCGCCGCCGGAGTTCAGCCAGGAGGCGGGCTTGTCGTACTGGATGAAGTGCGCGGCCCACATCTGGTGCTGGCCGACGCCGGCGGCGAAGACCGTGCCCTCCGGCGCGAGCTGCCCGATGCGCTCGATGACCTGCTGCGGGGAGAGCGAGCCGTCCGCGGGCTGGTCGTAGCCCAGCGGGTAGGTGTCGCGCCAGCGGTTGAGGTCGTTCCACCAGGCGCTGTAGTCGCCGCGGTGCCCCTCGGCGTGCTCCTTCTGGACGGCCTGGACGAGGTCGGCGAGGACCTCGCGGGCGTCGCCGACGATCGGCACGTCGGCGGCGCGGTTCTTGCCGATCTCCGCCGGGTCGATGTCGGCGTGGACGATCCTGGCGTACGGGGCGAAGCTGTCCAGCCTGCCGGTGACGCGGTCGTCGAAACGGGCTCCGAGGGCGACGATCAGGTCGGCCTTCTGCAGCGCGGTGACGGCGGTGACCGCACCGTGCATGCCCGGCATTCCCACGTGCAGCGGGTGGCTGTCGGGGAACGCGCCGAGCGCCATCAGGGTGGTGGTGACGGGCGCTCCGGTGAGCTCGGCGAGGACCTTCAGCTCGGCGGTGGCACGGGCCTTGACGACCCCGCCGCCGACGTAGAGGACCGGTCGCTTCGCGGTGGTGATGAGCTTGGCGGCCTCGCGGATCTGCTTGGCGTGCGGCTTGGTGACGGGCCGGTAGCCGGGCAGGTCCATGACGGGCGGCCAGGAGAAGGTGGTCTTCGCCTGGAGGGCGTCCTTGGCGATGTCGACCAGCACCGGGCCGGGGCGGCCGGTGGAGGCGATGTGGAACGCCTGGGCGATGACGCGCGGGATGTCCTCGGCCTGGGTGACCAGGAAGTTGTGCTTGGTGATCGGCATGGTGATGCCGACGATGTCCGCCTCCTGGAAGGCGTCCGTGCCGATCGCCTTGGAGGCGACCTGGCCGGTGATCGCCACCAGCGGGACGGAGTCCATGTGCGCGTCGGCGATGGGCGTGACCAGGTTGGTGGCGCCGGGACCGGAGGTCGCCATGCAGACGCCCACCTTGCCGGTGGCCTGCGCGTACCCCGTGGCCGCGTGACCCGCGCCCTGCTCGTGCCGGACCAGGACGTGGCGCACCCGCGTGGAGTCCATCAGCGGGTCGTACGCCGGGAGGATCGCGCCGCCGGGAATGCCGAACACGGTGTCGGCGCCGACCTCCTCGAGAGAGCGGACGAGGGACTGCGCGCCCGTGACGTGCTCGACGGACTGCTGTCCTCCGGAACGGGGCCGCGGCTGCGGGTGAGGGGCCCCGGTGGCCTGCTCGGTCATCGGCATTCTCTTCTCGATGCTGAGGGTTTTTGCGAAGTTCGTGCGGGTTACGCGTGCTGCTCGACAAGTGCCTGTGCAACAAAAAACCCCTCGTGCCGTCAGGCAAGCGAGGGGAGCGCGCCGGGTGGTGGGTCGCTGAGCGATCGTCGCTCAGCGTCAGCCGACGCGCTGTCCAAGTACGAGAATTCGGGTGCGCATGGCACTGACCCTCCCCCCGGCGCACACTCACTGTCAAGTGGGTGGGACGGGCGTCTCATGATGTGAGCGGAGCGTCGTAGCGCTCTTGAGCACCGCCGTCACCCCCGTGGAGTACACCGGCGCACCGCCCCCGCCCGCCAGCACCGGCTCGGCCGGGCCGTGCGGCACCGGGTAGTGCCCGGCGGCCAGCGCCCGGCGCAGCCGGTACTCGTCGAGCGGCCCGGAGAAGGCGAGGCCCTGCCCGTGGGTGCAGCCCATCGCGCGCAGCGCCTCGGCCTGCTCGGGCAGGTCCACGCCGTCGGCCACGGTCTGCAGACCGAGGTCGGAGGCGATCCGCAGCAGCCCGTGCGTGATCTTGTACAGGCGCGCGGACTCCGCCACCTCGTCGACCAGGCCGCGGTCGAGCTTCAGCATGTCGACCGGGAGTCGCCTGAGGGCCGTGATCGCCGCGCGTCCGCTGCCGAAGCCGTCGAGGGCGATCCGTACGCCGAGCCGCTTGAGCACGGCGAGCCGGCGCTCCAGCTCGTCGAGGGAGACTCGGGGGTCGGTGTCGGCCAGCTCCACGATCAGCGAGCCGGACGGCAGCCCGTGCCGCGTGAGCAGCGCCTCGACCGAGCCGAGGGGCAGCGAGCGGTCCAGCAGCCGGCGCGCGCTCAGCCGCACGGTCACCGGCACGGGCAGGCCCGTCGCGTGCCGCTCGGCGGCCTGCTCGACGGCCTCCTCCAGCACCCAGCGGCCCAGCTCGGCGGTCTTCTCGCTGTCCTCGGCGACGCGCAGGAACTCCGCGGGCGTGAACAGCACGCCCTGGGAGGAGCGCCAGCGCGCCTGGGCGCACACCGACGTGATCCGGCCGTCCGCCAGGCACACCACGGGCTGGTGCAGCAGGGCGAACTCGCCGTGGTGCAGCGCCGCCCGCAGCCGCGTGGCCAGCTCCGCCCTGCGGACGACGTCCTGCTGCATGTGCGGCTGGTACAGCTCGACCCGGCCCTTGCCGGCCGCCTTCGCCCGGTACATCGCGAGGTCGGCGTTGCGCAGCAGCTCGCCCGCGTCGATCCCCGGTTCGGCGAAGGCGACTCCGATGGAGGCGGCGACGCGGACATCGTTGCCGCCGATGAGGTAGGGCTGGGAGAGCGTGACCCTGAGGCGGTCGGCCAGTTCGAGGATGTGCCGTTCGCGCGCGTCCCGGTCGCGGACGCCGTCGCCGACGATGAGGGCCGCGAACTCGTCACCGCCGAGCCGGGACGCGGTGTCGCCCTTGCGGACGGCGTCCTGGAGTCTGCGGGCGGCCTGCACCAGCAGGTCGTCCCCGGCCTGGTGGCCGATGGTGTCGTTGACGCCCTTGAAGCCGTCCAGGTCGATGAAGAGCACCGCCGTGCCGCGCAGGGCCGCGCCCCGGTCCGAGGCGCGGCGGCCGGAGAGGGCCTGCTGCACGCGCCGGGTGAACAGGGCGCGGTTGGGCAGGTCGGTCAGCGGGTCGTGCTCCGCGTTGTGCTGGAGCTGGGCCTGGAGGCGGACCCGCTCGGTGACGTCCCGGCTGTTGAAGATGAGGCCGCCGTGGTGCCGGTTGACGGTCGACTCCACGTTGAGCCAGGCTTCCTCGCTCCCTGCCCCGCCCGGGCGGGAGGCGCTCCCGCCGCCGGAGCGGAACCGGCACTCGATGCGCAGGGTGGGCTCTTCCACCGGGTCGGCGGCGAGGAACCTGCGTACCTCGTGCACCACGCGGCCCAGGTCCTCCGGGTGGATCAGGGAGGCCAGTTCGGTGCCGACCAGGTCCTCCGCCGGGCGGCCGTACACCCCGGCGGCGGCCGGGGAGACGTACCGCAGGACGCCGCTGGGCGCGGCGATCATGATGACGTCGCTCGACCCCTGCACCAGGGAGCGGAAGTGGTTCTCCGCCTGGGCCAGTTCCTGGGTGAGGGTGATGTTGTCGAGGAGCATGATGCCCTGGCGCACGACGAGCGCGAGCACCACGGTGCCCCCGGTGATCAGCACGACCCGGTCGACGCTGCGGCCGTTGAGGACGTTGTAGAGGATCCCCAGGGTGCACACGGCCGCGGCGAGGTACGGGGTGAGCGCGGCGAGCGATCCGGCGACGGGCCGGGAGAGCTGGTACCGGGTCGGGCCCCCGGCGGACGGCGGCGCGTGCTGGTGATCCGGGGCGCGGCGCCGCCCGGGGAGGTGCTCGCGGACCACGCGTGTGGGCGTCTCCCGCTCGGGCCCGCCGCGGCGGGGTGCGGTCCAGGGGGCGTAGGCCAGCAGCAGCGACCCGGCGAACCAGCCCGCGTCGAGCAGCTGCCCGGAGCGGTAGCCGGCGTTCAGCAGCGGGGAGGTGAACAGGGCGTCGCACATCACGGTGAGCGCGAGCGCCCCGATCGCCGTGTTCACCGCCGAGCGGTTGACCGACGAGCGCCGGAAGTGGAGCGCCAGCACCATGCTGAC from Streptomyces sp. DH-12 carries:
- the ilvN gene encoding acetolactate synthase small subunit, whose product is MSKHTLSVLVENTPGILARIAALFSRRGFNIDSLAVGVTEHPDISRITIVVSVDEFPLEQVTKQLNKLVNVLKIVELEPGQAVQRELVLVKVRADNETRSQIVEIVQLFRAKTVDVSPEAVTIEATGSSDKLSAMLRMLEPFGIKELVQSGTIAIGRGARSITDRSLRALDRSA
- the serA gene encoding phosphoglycerate dehydrogenase, translating into MSSYPGQKATVLIAEELSPATVDALGPDFEIRHCNGADRAELLSAIADVDAILIRSATKVDAEAIAAANRLKVVARAGVGLDNVDVSAATKAGVMVVNAPTSNIVTAAELACGLIVATARNIPQANAALKNGEWKRSKYTGVELAEKTLGVVGLGRIGALVAQRMSAFGMKVVAYDPYVQPARAAQMGVKVLSLDELLEVSDFITVHLPKTPETLGLIGDEALRKVKPTVRVINAARGGIVDEEALYSALKEGRVAGAGLDVYAKEPCTDSPLFEFDQVVCTPHLGASTDEAQEKAGIAVARSVRLALAGELVPDAVNVQGGVIAEDVKPGLPLAERLGRIFTALAGEVAVRLDVEVYGEITQHDVKVLELSALKGVFEDVVDETVSYVNAPLFAQERGVEVRLTTSSESADHRNVVTVRGTLADGEEISVSGTLAGPKHVQKIVAVGEYDVDLALADHMVVLRYEDRPGVVGTVGRILGEAGINIAGMQVARATVGGEALAVLTVDDTVSTAVLGELAEEIGATSARSVNLA
- a CDS encoding TetR/AcrR family transcriptional regulator, with the translated sequence MGHREDLLEGAKRCLLAKGFVRTTARDVVKESGTNLASIGYHYGSKDALLAQAYISLLEGMGDAFDGDGTVDEAAPGSLERFERVWANITATMKDPGSVWRLSMEVLAFGDRLPEVREHLVAAQREAGRGLVPLLMGGREEDVSDETADTLGAFYVTLMTGLIAQWTFDPGSAPDAERLTAGLRQVVEAATGRAPAVAAGDTSTDGAP
- a CDS encoding MFS transporter — its product is MTPNPNRAGRREWTALVVLMLPLMLVSMDVSVLYFAVPEISADLRPSGTQQLWIFDIYAFAVAGLLITMGSVGDRIGRRRLLLIGAAAFGAASLVAAYAHSAETLIAARALLGIGGATLMPSTLALLRSLFLDPAQRAKAIAIWSAVMTAGVALGSVLSGLLVEFFWWGSVFLVNLPAMALLLVLGPLLLPESRDPDPGRFDWPSVPLSMAAVLPVIYGLKEIPSEGWNTRYVVSVTVGLLFAALFVHRQRTAASPMISPALFRGRGFGPAAALNLVTMFGMMGSAFFTSQYIQSVLDKSALEAALWALLPSVPIGFAAPFATHLVQRGVNRAHVVTAGFATAACGYALLASVDTDDLVLVLVACGVLAMGVTAVMSQIMDLALGAAPVERAGSASSLMETGTEFGGALGMAFLGSIGTAVYRDGMPDSAPAAAQETLGGALAVAGRLPGQAGDALAAAAREAFTQGMNAAAIAGAAVFAGASVLAAVTLRRVRVRPEVPTENAGQADTISPSGV
- the ilvC gene encoding ketol-acid reductoisomerase produces the protein MAELFYDADADLSIIQGRKVAVIGYGSQGHAHALSLRDSGVDVRVGLHEGSTSKAKAEEQGLRVVTPSEAAAEADVIMILVPDPIQSKVYEESIAPNLKDGDALFFGHGFNIRFGFIKPPAGVDVCMVAPKGPGHLVRRQYEEGRGVPCIAAVEQDATGNAFALALSYAKGIGGTRAGVIKTTFTEETETDLFGEQAVLCGGTAALVKAGFETLTEAGYQPEIAYFECLHELKLIVDLMYEGGLEKMRWSISETAEWGDYVTGPRIITDATKAEMKKVLAEIQDGTFAQTWMDEYHGGLKKYDEYKKQDSEHLLETTGKQLRKLMSWVDEEA
- a CDS encoding EAL domain-containing protein; protein product: MSAPPTPTVDGTLRPESAPRTPLPGAQAAGRRPGPALRLALALVCGAYAVGAAFGWGSERLALIMGDFGLSAAAAAAAVSCVVYARSRRTRYRPAWLLFGLSSAMASLGNLVWGWYEVVLDREVPNPSYADLFFLCFAPPAIVGLLVLAKRPVTKAGWVCLGLDAWLIGGSLLTLAWSLALAQAAQAEGPGVAHTALSLAYPLLDIVLVSMVLALHFRRSSVNRSAVNTAIGALALTVMCDALFTSPLLNAGYRSGQLLDAGWFAGSLLLAYAPWTAPRRGGPERETPTRVVREHLPGRRRAPDHQHAPPSAGGPTRYQLSRPVAGSLAALTPYLAAAVCTLGILYNVLNGRSVDRVVLITGGTVVLALVVRQGIMLLDNITLTQELAQAENHFRSLVQGSSDVIMIAAPSGVLRYVSPAAAGVYGRPAEDLVGTELASLIHPEDLGRVVHEVRRFLAADPVEEPTLRIECRFRSGGGSASRPGGAGSEEAWLNVESTVNRHHGGLIFNSRDVTERVRLQAQLQHNAEHDPLTDLPNRALFTRRVQQALSGRRASDRGAALRGTAVLFIDLDGFKGVNDTIGHQAGDDLLVQAARRLQDAVRKGDTASRLGGDEFAALIVGDGVRDRDARERHILELADRLRVTLSQPYLIGGNDVRVAASIGVAFAEPGIDAGELLRNADLAMYRAKAAGKGRVELYQPHMQQDVVRRAELATRLRAALHHGEFALLHQPVVCLADGRITSVCAQARWRSSQGVLFTPAEFLRVAEDSEKTAELGRWVLEEAVEQAAERHATGLPVPVTVRLSARRLLDRSLPLGSVEALLTRHGLPSGSLIVELADTDPRVSLDELERRLAVLKRLGVRIALDGFGSGRAAITALRRLPVDMLKLDRGLVDEVAESARLYKITHGLLRIASDLGLQTVADGVDLPEQAEALRAMGCTHGQGLAFSGPLDEYRLRRALAAGHYPVPHGPAEPVLAGGGGAPVYSTGVTAVLKSATTLRSHHETPVPPT
- a CDS encoding acetolactate synthase large subunit, whose product is MTEQATGAPHPQPRPRSGGQQSVEHVTGAQSLVRSLEEVGADTVFGIPGGAILPAYDPLMDSTRVRHVLVRHEQGAGHAATGYAQATGKVGVCMATSGPGATNLVTPIADAHMDSVPLVAITGQVASKAIGTDAFQEADIVGITMPITKHNFLVTQAEDIPRVIAQAFHIASTGRPGPVLVDIAKDALQAKTTFSWPPVMDLPGYRPVTKPHAKQIREAAKLITTAKRPVLYVGGGVVKARATAELKVLAELTGAPVTTTLMALGAFPDSHPLHVGMPGMHGAVTAVTALQKADLIVALGARFDDRVTGRLDSFAPYARIVHADIDPAEIGKNRAADVPIVGDAREVLADLVQAVQKEHAEGHRGDYSAWWNDLNRWRDTYPLGYDQPADGSLSPQQVIERIGQLAPEGTVFAAGVGQHQMWAAHFIQYDKPASWLNSGGAGTMGYAVPAAMGAKAGAPDRTVWAIDGDGCFQMTNQELTTCALNNIPIKVAVINNGALGMVRQWQTLFYNQRYSNTVLHSGPDDVNPEARGTRVPDFVKLSEAMGCYAIRCEDPADLDKVIEEANSINDRPVVVDFIVHEDAMVWPMVAAGTSNDEIMAARDVRPDFGDNDDD